The proteins below come from a single Excalfactoria chinensis isolate bCotChi1 chromosome 7, bCotChi1.hap2, whole genome shotgun sequence genomic window:
- the STK17B gene encoding serine/threonine-protein kinase 17B produces the protein MSRRKLENRSLSGLLAMSLQTQIRTDNFHSFYMLESKELGRGRCGVVRKCIAKSTGQEYAAKFLKKRRRGQDCKAEILHEIAVLELMKSNPRIVNLHEVFETANEIILVLEYAAGGEIFNLCVPDLDDRIGEGDIIRLIRQILEGLCCLHEKNIVHLDLKPQNILLSSISPLGDVKIVDFGMSRKIDNSTELRQIMGTTEYLAPEILNYDPITTATDMWNIGVISYMLLTQESPFVGADNQETFLNISQVNVDYSEETFLSVSQPAKDFIQKLLIKNPEERPTAEACLSHFWLRQGDLILLCSPEESCCPSLMPGHATKCSEERNVRSSCNGTCSDKEDKENIPEDSSTVSKRFRFDDSLQYPQDFMTDFVC, from the exons ATGTCCAGGAGAAAGCTGGAGAACAGAAGCCTTTCGGGCTTGTTGGCCATGTCTCTGCAGACACAAATCAGGACGGACAACTTCCACAGTTTTTACATGCTGGAGTCCAAAGAGCTGGGAAG aggaaGATGCGGTGTGGTTAGGAAATGTATAGCTAAATCCACAGGCCAAGAATATGCAGCtaagtttttaaagaaaagaagaagaggtCAAGACTGCAAAGCAGAGATCCTTCATGAAATTGCTGTGCTTGAACTAATGAAATCTAATCCTCGCATAGTTAATCTCCATGAAGTCTTTGAAACGGCAAATGAAATCATCTTAGTGTTGGAGTA tgctgctggaggagaaatCTTTAACCTGTGTGTCCCAGATCTGGATGACAGAATTGGTGAAGGTGATATCATAAGGCTTATAAGGCAAATACTTGAAGGACTTTGTTGcttgcatgaaaaaaatattgttcatCTCGATTTAAAG cctcaaaatattttgctgagcAGCATCAGTCCTCTTGGTGATGTGAAGATTGTAGATTTTGGCATGTCTCGGAAGATTGACAACAGTACTGAACTGAGGCAGATCATGGGAACCACAGAGTACCTCG ctcCGGAAATCTTAAACTATGACCCTATTACCACAGCCACGGATATGTG GAACATAGGTGTAATATCATACATGCTCCTGACCCAAGAATCTCCATTTGTGGGAGCTGATAATCAAGAAACTTTCCTTAATATATCTCAAGTTAATGTGGATTATTCggaagaaacatttttgtcaGTTTCGCAGCCTGCCAAAGACTTCATTCAAAAACTTCTCATTAAAAATCCTGA gGAAAGGCCCACAGCAGAGGCCTGTCTCTCTCATTTCTGGTTGCGGCAAGGGGACTTGATACTCCTGTGCAGCCCTGAAGAATCTTGCTGCCCGTCTCTGATGCCAGGACATGCAACAAAATGCTCAGAAGAGCGGAATGTGAGATCCAGTTGTAATGGTACCTGTAGCGACAAGGAGGACAAAGAAAACATCCCAGAGGACAGCAGTACGGTCTCCAAACGCTTCCGGTTTGATGATTCACTGCAGTATCCCCAAGACTTCATGACAGACTTCGTATGTTAA